The Actinotalea sp. JY-7876 sequence GCGGATCTCGCCGAGCCCCGAGTCCTCGCCCACCGGCCGCGCACCTGCCCAGCACATCTTGATGCCGTTGTACTGCGCGGGGTTGTGGCTCGCGGTGAACATCGCGCCCGGCACGTCCAGCGCGCCCGAGGCGTGGTAGAGCCCGTCGGTCGAGCACAGCCCGATGAGCACGACGTCGACCCCGCGCCGGGTCAGGCCCTCCGCGAACGCGCCGACGAGCTCCGGGCCCGAGGGTCGCATGTCGCGGCCGATGACGGCGCGCGGCCGGGCGTCGCCCGTGGCGTCCGCTCCCCGCAGCACGACGACGTCGGCGAACGCGGCGCCGATGGCCCGCGCGACGTCGGGGCTGAACTGCTCCGGCACGACGCCGCGGACGTCGTAGGCCTTGATGAGCGCGCTGAGGTCGGGCCGTGGTGCTGTGGTCACGGCGGCAGCCTAGTGGCGCGCGGCGCCCGAGGACCGCGTCAGCGCGGCTTGCGGGCCGAGCGCTGGATGATGGTGTCGATCGGCAGGCTCTGCCACGCTCCCGCGTCGTCGAGGGTGATCCACTCGCGCCGCTCGCAGCGGTTGCAGGAGACGAACGTGACGTCGGTGCCGTCCGTCAGGACCAGCGGCAGGCGGGTCAGGTCCGGGCCGCTGCACGACGAGCAGCGCTCCGGCGGCGGGACGCCCGGGCCGGGCAGGCCGCCCGGCGGGGGCACCGAGGCCCGTGCCACGTCAGCCCTCCCCGCGCAGGACGCGCAGGTGGCCGCGACGGCTGACCTCGGTACCGGGGGGCACCTGCGGCGCCTCGGGGGCCGCCTCGGGACGCCGTCGCCCCGCCTCGCGCACCGCGTCCGCGAGCGCCACGAGGTCGTCGGGCGTCGGACCGCTCGGGACGAACTCGGGCGTGAGCCGGACGACCTCCCAGCCCCGCGGCGCCGTCAGGCGCCCGGCGTGCTCGCCGCACAGGTCGTAGGAGTGCGGCTCGGCGAGCTGGGCGAGCGGTCCGAGGACCGCCGTGGAGTCCGAGTAGACGTACGTGAGCGTCGCGACGGCGGCACGGCCGCAGGCACTGCGGGAGCACTGGCGGCCTGATCTCACGCGAGGAGACTACCCGGGGCGTCCCGCGCACGGGCGGCCACCACGCCGCGTCGGCGACACTCGGGCGCGCCGGTGCCCCGACGTACAGTGGGCCCGTGAGCACCCTGCGTCGCGGTCCTGCGGGGCCGGTGGTGGCGGCGCGGCGACGGGACCGCCGGGGACGCGGCCTGCGCGGCCCGCTGATGCCGATGAACCTGCCGGGCTACCGCACGCGCGCCGAGCGCTTCGACGAGCACGTGCTGGCCGCCGTCGAGCGGATCGAGCGGCGCTGGTCGGCCCAGCTCGAGGGCACCGAGTTCGCGGTCGAGGACGTGCCCCCGTCGGGCCCGGCTCCCTGGGAGCACGGCGGCGTGCCGCTCGGCCGGTGCTTCCCCGCCGACGCCGGCCTGCCCTCGCGCATCGTCGTCTACCGGCGCCCGCTCGAGACGCGCGCCGTGGACGAGGCGGACCTCATGGACCTGGTCCGCGACGTCCTGGTCGAGCAGGTGGCGCACCTGCTCGCGCGCGCACCGGAGGACGTCGACCCGGAGTACCGCAGCTGAGCGCAGAGCGCCCGGCGGCTGCGTCTAGGCTGGACGCCACCATGGCAGCCCCCACGCCCCCGTCCGTCCGCGTCGTGTGCGTGACCTTCCACCCCGG is a genomic window containing:
- a CDS encoding metallopeptidase family protein encodes the protein MSTLRRGPAGPVVAARRRDRRGRGLRGPLMPMNLPGYRTRAERFDEHVLAAVERIERRWSAQLEGTEFAVEDVPPSGPAPWEHGGVPLGRCFPADAGLPSRIVVYRRPLETRAVDEADLMDLVRDVLVEQVAHLLARAPEDVDPEYRS
- a CDS encoding DUF3499 domain-containing protein gives rise to the protein MRSGRQCSRSACGRAAVATLTYVYSDSTAVLGPLAQLAEPHSYDLCGEHAGRLTAPRGWEVVRLTPEFVPSGPTPDDLVALADAVREAGRRRPEAAPEAPQVPPGTEVSRRGHLRVLRGEG